The Apibacter raozihei genome contains a region encoding:
- a CDS encoding LptF/LptG family permease, protein MIKKLDWYIIRTFFGPFLFIFSVLMFIFVVQFAFTQMDKFLGKGLTLWDIAKLLYYLGLDVIRLVLPLTILLSSIMAFGGFGERYELAAMKSAGISLARIMYPLFGFVVVMAIWLFYFSNTTLPDNQRRARNMLINIVQTRPALNFEEGRFIKEMNPYSIKIGKKGGKDDREWKDVFIHKNASPFEDQQTIIADKGEIVSKDNYYLKLELYDGYIYQNEIRGKSPKDLQKQPATRIKFDTLTQYFDISDLIKESLDRESGGDNFRYKSFRQLTPYIDSIKNSNKTYYKGISQNALMILLGDFRKTDSIPVKHSNSKLPFEWNRLKDDTKLQLVKNAINQVKISKDELETRSAEIKSAGKYISKMILWQHKNMVSYSFTCIVFFLIGAPLGSIIRKGGVGMPVVVAVIIFIIFYVIGLYMENLAKNQVLNAYWASWMPNLLLFPLGVFLTIKSMKDSELFDIDKYREPVQKFIAKFKKKKNTEHSRYQ, encoded by the coding sequence ATGATTAAAAAGTTAGACTGGTATATTATACGTACTTTTTTTGGTCCTTTTCTATTTATTTTCAGTGTTTTAATGTTCATTTTCGTAGTTCAGTTTGCCTTTACTCAAATGGATAAATTTTTAGGAAAGGGGCTGACTCTCTGGGATATTGCCAAACTATTATATTATTTAGGTTTGGACGTTATCCGTTTAGTTCTTCCTTTAACCATACTCTTATCTTCCATTATGGCCTTTGGCGGTTTTGGTGAAAGATACGAACTGGCAGCTATGAAATCCGCAGGAATTTCGCTTGCAAGAATAATGTATCCACTATTTGGGTTTGTAGTAGTAATGGCTATCTGGCTATTTTATTTTTCAAATACCACCCTTCCTGATAATCAGAGAAGAGCTAGAAATATGTTAATTAACATTGTTCAGACCCGCCCCGCCCTCAACTTTGAAGAAGGACGTTTTATTAAAGAAATGAATCCTTATAGCATTAAAATAGGTAAAAAAGGAGGCAAGGATGACAGGGAATGGAAAGATGTTTTTATTCATAAAAATGCTTCTCCATTTGAAGATCAACAAACCATAATTGCTGATAAAGGAGAGATTGTTTCTAAAGATAATTATTACTTAAAATTAGAATTATACGACGGATATATTTATCAGAATGAAATCAGGGGAAAAAGTCCCAAAGATCTTCAAAAACAACCTGCAACTCGTATAAAATTTGATACGCTTACACAATATTTTGATATTTCAGATTTAATAAAAGAATCTTTGGATCGTGAATCCGGAGGAGATAATTTCCGTTATAAATCCTTCAGGCAATTAACTCCTTATATAGATTCCATTAAAAACTCTAATAAAACTTATTACAAAGGTATATCTCAAAACGCACTTATGATTTTACTGGGCGATTTTCGTAAAACAGACTCTATACCGGTTAAACATTCGAACAGTAAATTACCTTTTGAATGGAATCGTCTTAAAGATGATACCAAACTACAATTGGTTAAAAACGCTATCAATCAGGTCAAAATTTCTAAAGATGAATTAGAAACACGTTCTGCCGAAATTAAATCTGCAGGAAAATATATATCAAAAATGATTCTGTGGCAACATAAAAATATGGTCTCTTATTCCTTTACCTGTATTGTATTCTTCTTGATTGGTGCACCCTTAGGTTCAATTATAAGAAAAGGAGGAGTTGGAATGCCCGTAGTGGTTGCCGTTATAATTTTCATCATATTTTATGTTATAGGATTATATATGGAAAATTTAGCAAAAAATCAGGTACTTAATGCCTATTGGGCATCATGGATGCCTAATCTGTTACTGTTTCCACTCGGAGTATTCCTGACTATAAAATCTATGAAAGATTCAGAATTATTTGATATAGACAAATATCGAGAACCGGTACAGAAATTTATTGCTAAATTTAAAAAGAAAAAAAACACAGAACATAGTAGATACCAATGA
- a CDS encoding LolA family protein, with protein MKKTFALIFLISTIFIGAQKIDPEAKKLLDTASEKLSKSTTFYLKFNFLYTVPNQKSSAETGQIYAAGEKYHLILPNVTQIFDGNKIYTISKEDKEITSTGKEDGESLSPTSILNLYKKGFDISYEGTNLVNHVKCSIIRLIPTDKKKSKSIVLAISDNKIVRVSEYYNDGSSLILTVVDFKENLIVNKSLLTFDKNNYKDYTLTEL; from the coding sequence ATGAAAAAAACATTTGCACTTATATTTCTTATTTCTACCATTTTTATCGGAGCTCAAAAAATTGATCCTGAAGCAAAAAAATTACTTGATACAGCAAGTGAAAAGCTTAGTAAAAGCACAACTTTCTATCTCAAATTCAATTTCCTATATACCGTTCCTAACCAGAAAAGCAGTGCAGAAACAGGTCAGATATATGCAGCTGGTGAAAAATACCATTTAATATTACCAAATGTCACTCAGATATTCGACGGAAATAAAATTTACACCATTTCGAAAGAGGATAAAGAAATTACTTCAACAGGAAAAGAAGACGGTGAAAGTTTATCCCCTACGAGCATTCTGAATCTTTATAAAAAAGGATTTGACATTTCATATGAAGGAACTAATCTGGTCAATCACGTTAAATGCAGTATAATACGATTAATTCCTACTGACAAGAAAAAATCAAAATCTATTGTGCTGGCTATATCCGATAATAAAATAGTACGTGTTTCCGAATATTATAATGACGGAAGTTCACTGATCTTAACTGTGGTAGATTTTAAAGAAAACCTTATCGTTAATAAATCTTTACTTACCTTTGATAAAAATAATTACAAAGATTATACACTCACAGAGTTATAA
- a CDS encoding DNA translocase FtsK: protein MENTSKDNPQLQKKLVSKTILGLLLFILSIVLFISFVSFYFYWKEDQSQLTDFLNKSITTKNMIGKIGAYLGEVFIFNGIGIVAFFIPFYLFILSFKVLFGKEIIKLWKLLSHGIFFIIWLPVFLAMIFGSKWLLSGLIGYEVYDYLKSLMGSVGTGILLVAAIIIYFVLEFNLSVENIKSKINTQKSRFENKSSEKEKEPFEEELIYEKIEDPKTIISETIVTKVQSEDLSLEKNSNQTVDQPLVENTNIENPIVSTLEPISPKENHTENISQSTDFEIDIPQEEETIEELNLTIEETETETILSEDEIGQNIVNEFGPYDPKLELPKYKYPPLELLKAYNTTEAITINNEELEENKNKIVTTLANYGIAIASIKATIGPTVTLYEIIPEAGVRISKIKNLEDDIALSLAALGIRIIAPIPGKGTIGIEVPNSNPTMVSMRSVIASQKFQKIDMELPIVFGKTISNETFVTDLTKMPHLLMAGATGQGKSVGLNAIVASLLYKKHPSELKFVFVDPKKVELTLYNKIERHFLAKLPDSDEAIITDTTKVINTLNSLCVEMDNRYKLLQAAYVRTIKEYNEKFKERKLNPEKGHRFLPYIVLVIDEFADLIMTAGKEVELPIARLAQLSRAIGIHLIIATQRPSVNVITGMIKANFPARVAFRVTSKIDSRTILDGNGADQLIGKGDMLFTTGNELIRMQCAFVDTPEVDKITEYIGSQQGYVDAYLLPEFYEEKASTQDSDISEAKKDELFNDAARVIVTAQQGSTSLIQRKLSLGYNRAGRIMDQLEATGIVGPFEGSKARKVLITDLNTLEQLLEKL, encoded by the coding sequence ATGGAGAACACCTCTAAAGACAACCCTCAATTACAAAAAAAGCTGGTGTCGAAAACAATCTTAGGATTGCTCTTATTTATTTTATCTATTGTCTTGTTTATATCCTTTGTTTCTTTTTACTTTTACTGGAAAGAAGATCAAAGTCAGCTGACAGATTTTTTAAATAAAAGTATCACTACCAAAAATATGATCGGCAAAATAGGTGCTTATCTGGGAGAAGTATTTATATTTAACGGTATTGGGATTGTAGCCTTTTTTATACCTTTTTATCTATTCATTTTATCTTTTAAAGTTCTCTTCGGTAAAGAAATTATTAAACTTTGGAAACTACTCTCCCACGGTATATTTTTCATTATATGGCTGCCGGTATTTCTGGCTATGATTTTTGGTTCCAAATGGCTACTTTCAGGATTAATCGGTTATGAGGTTTACGATTATCTAAAATCTCTTATGGGTAGTGTAGGAACAGGTATCCTATTAGTTGCAGCCATCATTATTTATTTTGTTCTTGAATTTAATCTGAGTGTTGAAAATATTAAATCTAAAATAAATACTCAAAAAAGCAGGTTTGAGAATAAAAGTTCTGAAAAGGAAAAAGAACCTTTTGAAGAAGAACTTATTTATGAAAAAATCGAGGACCCTAAAACCATTATATCTGAAACTATTGTTACAAAAGTACAATCAGAAGATTTATCTTTAGAAAAAAACTCAAATCAGACAGTGGATCAACCTTTAGTTGAAAATACTAATATTGAAAATCCTATAGTTTCTACATTAGAGCCTATATCACCTAAAGAAAATCACACAGAAAACATATCTCAATCCACAGATTTTGAAATAGATATTCCGCAAGAGGAAGAAACCATTGAAGAACTTAATCTTACTATAGAAGAAACCGAAACCGAAACTATTTTATCAGAGGATGAAATAGGACAAAACATTGTAAATGAATTTGGCCCTTATGACCCTAAGCTAGAATTACCTAAATATAAATATCCTCCTTTAGAATTACTTAAAGCCTATAATACGACTGAGGCGATAACCATAAATAACGAAGAATTAGAAGAAAACAAAAATAAAATTGTTACAACTCTTGCTAATTATGGAATTGCTATTGCCAGTATAAAAGCAACTATAGGTCCTACTGTAACATTATATGAAATTATACCGGAAGCCGGAGTGCGTATTTCTAAAATTAAAAATCTTGAAGATGATATTGCTCTGAGTTTAGCTGCTTTAGGAATCCGTATTATAGCTCCCATTCCTGGAAAAGGAACTATAGGGATTGAAGTTCCTAACAGCAACCCAACCATGGTATCGATGAGATCGGTTATTGCTTCACAAAAATTTCAGAAAATTGATATGGAGCTTCCCATTGTCTTTGGAAAAACCATCTCCAACGAAACATTTGTTACAGATTTAACTAAAATGCCTCACTTGCTTATGGCAGGGGCTACAGGACAAGGAAAATCTGTCGGCTTGAATGCTATCGTAGCTTCTCTGCTATATAAAAAGCACCCGAGCGAACTGAAATTTGTATTTGTTGATCCTAAAAAAGTGGAATTAACCCTTTACAACAAAATTGAGAGACATTTTTTAGCTAAACTTCCTGATTCCGACGAAGCCATTATTACTGATACCACCAAAGTGATTAACACACTTAATTCACTTTGTGTTGAAATGGATAATAGGTATAAGCTTTTACAAGCAGCGTATGTAAGAACTATTAAAGAATACAACGAAAAATTTAAAGAAAGAAAGCTGAATCCTGAAAAAGGACATCGTTTTTTACCTTATATAGTATTGGTTATTGACGAGTTTGCAGACTTAATAATGACAGCGGGAAAAGAAGTTGAATTACCTATAGCACGTCTCGCTCAGCTATCTAGAGCTATTGGAATTCATTTAATTATAGCTACCCAACGCCCTTCTGTTAATGTAATTACAGGTATGATTAAAGCCAATTTTCCAGCCCGGGTCGCTTTCCGGGTAACATCGAAAATTGACTCACGTACCATTCTTGACGGTAACGGTGCCGATCAGCTGATCGGTAAAGGAGATATGCTTTTCACAACCGGAAATGAACTGATAAGAATGCAATGTGCCTTTGTAGATACTCCTGAAGTTGATAAAATCACTGAATATATAGGTTCACAACAAGGCTATGTGGATGCCTATTTACTTCCTGAATTTTATGAAGAAAAAGCTTCCACGCAAGATAGTGATATCAGCGAAGCGAAAAAAGATGAATTATTTAATGATGCTGCCAGAGTTATTGTAACCGCTCAGCAGGGATCAACTTCACTAATTCAAAGAAAATTATCCTTAGGTTATAATCGTGCAGGAAGGATTATGGATCAACTGGAAGCTACCGGAATTGTTGGTCCTTTTGAAGGAAGTAAAGCCCGTAAGGTTTTAATAACCGACTTAAATACTTTGGAACAATTATTGGAAAAACTCTAA
- a CDS encoding Bax inhibitor-1/YccA family protein codes for MEHNEYQNTMDVSIKNEAIAKQQATFISKVYMWMSLALAITGLTAYLCANTPALLSMMFNPVTGKATFLFYALIIGELALVFSLSGAINRMTAGLATAVFLFYSFINGMTLSMIFLVYNMGSIATTFFITAGTFAIMSAYGYYTKTDLTKFGRILSMALIGIILAIIVNIFLKNSMLDLIISVVGVLVFVGLIAYDTQKVKEIGSQIGESGQEEYTKGAIMGALALYLDFINLFLFLLRFFGGRK; via the coding sequence ATGGAACATAACGAATATCAAAACACAATGGATGTATCTATAAAAAATGAAGCAATTGCTAAACAGCAGGCTACATTCATTTCAAAAGTATATATGTGGATGAGCCTTGCTCTTGCTATTACAGGTTTAACTGCTTACCTATGCGCCAATACTCCCGCTCTGTTAAGTATGATGTTTAATCCTGTTACAGGAAAAGCAACCTTTTTATTCTATGCTTTAATTATAGGCGAATTAGCACTTGTATTCAGTTTAAGTGGTGCAATTAATCGCATGACTGCCGGCTTAGCAACTGCTGTGTTTCTTTTTTACTCTTTTATAAACGGAATGACCTTATCCATGATTTTTCTTGTTTATAATATGGGCTCAATTGCTACTACTTTTTTTATCACTGCAGGTACTTTTGCAATCATGAGTGCTTACGGATATTATACAAAAACAGATTTAACAAAATTCGGAAGAATTTTATCCATGGCTTTAATAGGTATTATTTTAGCAATAATCGTAAATATTTTTCTTAAAAATTCTATGCTGGATTTAATCATATCTGTAGTAGGTGTTTTAGTTTTTGTAGGTCTTATTGCTTACGACACTCAAAAGGTAAAAGAAATTGGTTCTCAAATAGGAGAATCCGGACAGGAAGAATACACGAAAGGAGCTATTATGGGAGCCTTAGCATTGTACTTAGACTTTATCAATCTATTTTTATTTTTACTTCGTTTTTTCGGAGGAAGAAAATAA
- the rpiB gene encoding ribose 5-phosphate isomerase B, whose protein sequence is MKIALASDHAGFEYKNYIIDYLKSKGYQVHDFGTHSSASCDYPDFVHPLAIAVENKEFEYGILFCGSGEGVSITANKHAGIRCALCWQTDIARLTRQHNNSNVVAIPARFIAKELAQEIIDTFLETEFEGGRHQTRVDKISKW, encoded by the coding sequence ATGAAAATAGCACTAGCATCCGATCATGCAGGATTTGAATACAAAAATTATATCATAGATTATCTAAAAAGCAAAGGATATCAGGTTCATGACTTTGGCACACATTCATCTGCCAGCTGTGATTATCCTGATTTTGTTCATCCATTAGCTATTGCCGTGGAAAACAAAGAATTCGAATACGGAATACTTTTTTGCGGAAGCGGTGAAGGAGTATCTATTACAGCAAATAAACACGCAGGTATTCGCTGTGCACTCTGCTGGCAAACCGATATAGCAAGACTTACTCGTCAACACAATAACTCAAACGTTGTTGCTATTCCTGCCCGATTTATAGCAAAAGAACTTGCTCAGGAAATTATAGATACCTTTCTTGAAACTGAGTTTGAAGGCGGAAGACATCAGACACGTGTAGACAAAATTTCCAAATGGTAA
- the gltX gene encoding glutamate--tRNA ligase, giving the protein MSEVRVRFAPSPTGYLHIGGVRTALYNYLFAKKNNGKFILRIEDTDQARFVEGAEQYINESLQWCGLTIDESPQIGGPFGPYRQSERKDIYKEYITAILNTEYAYIAFDTPDELEKLRSEYEAKGSVFSYNHEIRNSLNNSLNLDKETVTEKIKNNEPYVIRFKTPVNRTLVLNDIIRGQFTIDTNTLDDKVLVKADGMPTYHFANIVDDHLMKISHVIRGEEWLPSMALHVLLYEAFEWKAPEFAHLPLILKPEGKGKLSKRDGDKFGFPVFPLAWENEKEQTSSMGYREEGYLPQAFVNMLALLGWSPSDNKEILSMEEMIQEFDLHKVHKSGARFSHDKAKWFNHEYILNDKSENLLPYFQKVLEEKGIEINHEKDLKIVSLLKERVNFIKEIWDAGSFFWVRPEKYDEKNFKKVVKEDTQSILKQLWEELETISFNEKDLHNCIHEFVEKSGLGFGKVMQPLRLSLVGELKGPDIPVIMEILGKSESLKRIKNLETEIKL; this is encoded by the coding sequence ATGTCAGAAGTTAGAGTAAGATTTGCCCCCAGCCCTACGGGATATTTACATATAGGAGGAGTACGAACTGCCTTATATAATTATTTATTTGCAAAAAAAAACAACGGTAAATTTATACTTCGTATAGAAGATACCGATCAGGCACGTTTTGTAGAAGGTGCAGAACAATACATCAACGAATCATTACAATGGTGTGGGCTCACTATAGATGAAAGTCCTCAAATAGGTGGACCCTTTGGACCTTACAGACAGTCGGAACGAAAAGATATTTATAAAGAATATATTACGGCAATTTTAAATACGGAATATGCGTATATAGCTTTTGATACTCCTGACGAGCTTGAAAAATTACGTTCCGAATATGAAGCTAAAGGCAGTGTATTTTCCTACAATCATGAAATCAGGAACTCATTAAACAACAGTCTGAACCTAGATAAAGAAACTGTTACTGAAAAAATTAAGAATAACGAGCCCTATGTGATTCGTTTTAAAACTCCGGTAAACCGTACGCTTGTACTTAACGATATCATAAGAGGTCAATTCACCATCGACACTAACACTTTAGATGATAAAGTATTAGTAAAAGCAGATGGAATGCCTACCTACCATTTTGCTAACATAGTAGACGATCACTTGATGAAAATTTCACATGTAATACGAGGAGAAGAATGGCTTCCTTCCATGGCTCTTCATGTTTTACTGTATGAAGCCTTTGAATGGAAAGCTCCAGAATTCGCTCACCTTCCGCTGATACTTAAACCCGAGGGTAAAGGCAAACTAAGCAAAAGAGACGGCGATAAATTCGGATTCCCTGTATTCCCGCTTGCATGGGAAAACGAAAAGGAACAAACTTCTTCAATGGGATATCGGGAAGAAGGCTATCTTCCGCAGGCTTTTGTTAACATGCTGGCTCTTTTAGGCTGGTCTCCATCAGATAACAAAGAAATTTTGTCTATGGAAGAAATGATACAGGAGTTTGATTTACATAAAGTACATAAGTCAGGAGCAAGATTCAGCCATGATAAAGCCAAATGGTTTAATCATGAGTATATACTTAATGACAAATCAGAAAATTTACTTCCCTATTTTCAAAAAGTTTTAGAAGAAAAAGGAATTGAAATCAATCATGAAAAAGATTTAAAAATTGTTTCTTTGCTTAAAGAACGAGTTAATTTTATAAAAGAAATTTGGGATGCCGGATCTTTTTTTTGGGTTAGACCTGAAAAATACGACGAAAAGAATTTTAAAAAAGTAGTTAAAGAAGATACCCAATCAATTCTAAAACAATTGTGGGAAGAATTGGAAACTATATCTTTTAATGAAAAAGACCTTCACAATTGCATTCATGAATTTGTAGAAAAATCGGGACTGGGATTTGGAAAAGTTATGCAACCACTCCGATTATCACTTGTAGGAGAATTGAAAGGCCCTGACATCCCTGTAATTATGGAAATTTTGGGTAAAAGTGAAAGCCTGAAACGTATAAAAAATTTAGAAACGGAAATTAAACTTTAA
- the ilvC gene encoding ketol-acid reductoisomerase yields the protein MAEMNFGGVVENVVTREEFPLEKAREVLKSETIAVIGYGVQGPGQALNLRDNGFNVIIGQRKGGKTWEKAVADGWVPGETLFDIEEAAAKGTIIQYLLSDAAQIEVWPKLKPHLTAGKALYFSHGFGITFNDRTGIVPPADIDVILVAPKGSGTSLRRMFLEGRGLNSSFAIFQDATGRAKERTIALGIGVGSGYLFETDFKREVYSDLTGERGTLMGAIQGILQAQYEVLRENGHTPSEAFNETVEELTQSLMPLFAEKGMDWMYANCSTTAQRGALDWMGPFHDATKPVFAKLYAEVACGNEAQRSIDTNSKPDYREKLEEELKALRESEMWRTGAVVRELRPENN from the coding sequence ATGGCAGAAATGAATTTTGGAGGGGTAGTTGAAAACGTAGTTACCCGTGAAGAATTTCCTTTAGAAAAAGCAAGAGAAGTACTTAAAAGTGAAACAATAGCCGTTATCGGATACGGAGTACAAGGTCCGGGACAAGCATTAAATTTACGTGATAATGGTTTCAATGTAATCATCGGTCAGCGTAAAGGTGGTAAAACCTGGGAAAAAGCAGTTGCAGACGGCTGGGTACCTGGAGAAACTTTATTCGATATTGAAGAAGCAGCCGCTAAAGGAACTATCATCCAGTATTTATTATCCGATGCAGCACAAATAGAAGTATGGCCAAAATTAAAACCACACTTAACTGCTGGTAAAGCATTATACTTTTCTCACGGTTTTGGAATAACATTTAACGACAGAACTGGAATTGTTCCTCCTGCTGATATTGATGTTATATTAGTAGCACCGAAAGGATCAGGCACCAGTCTAAGACGTATGTTTTTAGAAGGAAGAGGTTTAAATTCAAGTTTTGCTATATTCCAGGATGCTACAGGAAGAGCTAAAGAAAGAACTATTGCTTTAGGTATTGGTGTTGGATCAGGATATCTTTTTGAAACTGATTTTAAAAGAGAAGTTTATTCAGATTTAACGGGAGAAAGAGGTACTTTAATGGGAGCTATCCAGGGAATATTACAAGCTCAATACGAAGTACTTAGAGAAAACGGACATACTCCTTCTGAAGCTTTCAATGAAACTGTGGAAGAACTTACCCAATCATTAATGCCTTTATTTGCAGAAAAGGGTATGGATTGGATGTACGCAAACTGTTCTACTACAGCACAAAGAGGTGCATTAGACTGGATGGGACCTTTTCATGATGCTACCAAACCTGTATTTGCAAAACTATACGCTGAAGTAGCTTGTGGAAATGAAGCTCAACGTTCTATAGATACAAACTCAAAACCAGATTATCGTGAAAAATTAGAAGAAGAATTAAAAGCTCTTCGTGAAAGCGAAATGTGGAGAACCGGTGCAGTAGTTAGAGAACTTAGACCAGAAAATAATTAA
- the ilvN gene encoding acetolactate synthase small subunit, which yields MENKTLYTVTIFSENTVGLLGQVTSVFTRRFLNIETLSVSPSAIKGIHKFTVTVWCDNVTIEKVVKQIDKSVDVLKSYFNTDSELIHQEIALYKLCTPEFLKIGSVENLIRKYNAQILEINEVCVVIQKTGHYSDTQALFNELSDTIQVLQFIRSGRIAVNTSKIERLSDMLAELKTKESLIEK from the coding sequence ATGGAAAATAAAACCTTATATACTGTTACTATCTTTTCAGAAAATACGGTAGGATTACTGGGACAAGTAACCAGCGTTTTTACCAGAAGATTTCTTAATATTGAAACTCTATCCGTTTCTCCGTCGGCAATCAAAGGTATACATAAATTTACTGTCACCGTATGGTGCGACAATGTAACTATTGAAAAGGTAGTTAAACAAATTGATAAAAGTGTAGATGTCCTAAAATCCTACTTCAACACAGATAGTGAGCTGATTCATCAGGAAATCGCATTATATAAATTATGCACGCCCGAATTTTTAAAAATTGGCTCTGTGGAAAATCTTATACGTAAATACAATGCACAAATACTGGAAATAAACGAAGTTTGTGTAGTAATACAAAAAACCGGACATTACTCCGATACACAAGCTCTTTTCAACGAATTAAGTGATACTATACAGGTATTACAATTTATACGTTCAGGAAGGATTGCTGTAAATACATCAAAAATAGAAAGGTTAAGCGATATGCTTGCAGAATTAAAAACAAAAGAATCATTAATAGAAAAATAA
- a CDS encoding class I SAM-dependent methyltransferase, whose product MESVRSNFNSVAQKYDQQRSRLIPCFDDFYQIACENINYSGNSPKILDIGAGTGLFSNFVLKKYPDARITLVDLSEKMLEIAEKRFSDSPNVKIVCEDFTKHHFTDTYDVVISSLAIHHLVDQDKIELYNSIYFNLNQGGIFINAEQISGSSEYFVKLYEERWKEKIENSGLTDEEINTAYERIKLDKRSPLFQQLTWLSDAGFKEVDCLYKYYDFAVIYAKK is encoded by the coding sequence ATGGAATCTGTAAGATCTAATTTTAATTCTGTTGCCCAGAAATATGATCAACAAAGAAGTCGCTTGATACCTTGCTTTGATGACTTTTATCAAATTGCCTGTGAAAATATAAATTACTCTGGAAATTCTCCAAAGATACTTGACATAGGAGCTGGTACAGGTCTCTTTTCAAACTTTGTCTTAAAAAAATATCCTGATGCCAGGATAACTTTAGTTGATCTTTCAGAAAAAATGTTGGAAATTGCTGAAAAAAGATTTTCTGATTCACCTAATGTGAAGATTGTTTGTGAAGATTTTACAAAGCACCATTTCACAGACACATACGATGTTGTCATATCTTCGTTAGCCATTCATCACTTAGTAGATCAAGATAAAATAGAACTTTATAATTCTATATATTTTAATCTTAATCAAGGGGGAATATTTATTAATGCTGAGCAAATCTCGGGATCCAGTGAATATTTTGTCAAACTTTATGAAGAACGATGGAAAGAGAAAATTGAAAACAGCGGTTTAACTGATGAAGAAATTAATACTGCTTATGAAAGAATAAAATTAGACAAAAGATCTCCCTTATTCCAACAATTAACCTGGCTAAGTGATGCCGGATTTAAAGAAGTTGATTGTTTATATAAATATTATGACTTTGCTGTTATATATGCTAAAAAATAA